A part of Tigriopus californicus strain San Diego chromosome 10, Tcal_SD_v2.1, whole genome shotgun sequence genomic DNA contains:
- the LOC131888238 gene encoding RAB6-interacting golgin-like isoform X2: protein MSFAGFSEADLISRSIKKPTTSTPRRVKLPVMKPSGAAQPPNPPLPAAARLAPSPPPPLGVAPNATHGTLNPDLLSHVAADEENSSEPLNSAIPAPEAGLVSSQGTKEEVEGRSKIEIMQARQKQMEEENMKKKHILSQAIAERKQRTCEETEKLQRAQAELGQIDKCLSADVRLIRDEIETASLEFMESQKRYDRAEKEFVSAKLRLHQTSERKEQLTEHLITVIQQSELRKGQKLEEIMRVLDIRTT, encoded by the exons ATGTCCTTTGCGGGCTTTTCAGAGGCCGACCTCATCTCTCGCTCGATCAAGAAAC CGACGACCTCGACCCCGCGGCGGGTCAAGTTGCCCGTGATGAAGCCATCCGGCGCGGCTCAGCCGCCCAACCCACCCTTGCCCGCAGCGGCTCGATTGGCGCCGTCGCCTCCACCGCCGCTAGGGGTGGCTCCGAATGCGACCCATGGGACTCTCAATCCGGATCTGCTCAGTCATGTGGCAGCCGACGAGGAAAATTCCTCAGAGCCATTAAACAGTGCAATCCCGGCCCCAGAAGCCGGGTTGGTCAGTTCCCAAGGGACGAAAGAAGAGGTGGAAGGTCGTTCCAAAATCGAGATAATGCAGGCCCGTCAAAAGCAAATGGAGGaggaaaacatgaaaaaaaagcacattttgtCCCAAGCCATTGCTGAAAG AAAACAAAGAACGTGCGAAGAAACGGAGAAGCTTCAGCGAGCTCAAGCGGAATTGGGCCAGATCGACAAGTGTCTCTCGGCGGATGTAAGGCTAATTCGCGACGAGATCGAGACGGCCTCGCTTGAGTTTATGGAGTCTCA GAAACGTTACGATCGAGCCGAGAAGGAGTTTGTGAGCGCCAAATTGAGATTGCACCAGACCTCGGAGAGGAAAGAGCAACTCACGGAGCATTTGATCACGGTCATCCAGCAATCCGAATTGCGGAAAGGCCAAAAACTGGAGGAAATTATGCGAGTCTTGGACATCCGAACGACTTAG
- the LOC131888238 gene encoding RAB6-interacting golgin-like isoform X3 produces MIVLPTFPNCEPASNSPATTSTPRRVKLPVMKPSGAAQPPNPPLPAAARLAPSPPPPLGVAPNATHGTLNPDLLSHVAADEENSSEPLNSAIPAPEAGLVSSQGTKEEVEGRSKIEIMQARQKQMEEENMKKKHILSQAIAERKQRTCEETEKLQRAQAELGQIDKCLSADVRLIRDEIETASLEFMESQKRYDRAEKEFVSAKLRLHQTSERKEQLTEHLITVIQQSELRKGQKLEEIMRVLDIRTT; encoded by the exons ATGATCGTGCTTCCCACCTTCCCAAATTGCGAACCTGCTAGTAATTCACCGG CGACGACCTCGACCCCGCGGCGGGTCAAGTTGCCCGTGATGAAGCCATCCGGCGCGGCTCAGCCGCCCAACCCACCCTTGCCCGCAGCGGCTCGATTGGCGCCGTCGCCTCCACCGCCGCTAGGGGTGGCTCCGAATGCGACCCATGGGACTCTCAATCCGGATCTGCTCAGTCATGTGGCAGCCGACGAGGAAAATTCCTCAGAGCCATTAAACAGTGCAATCCCGGCCCCAGAAGCCGGGTTGGTCAGTTCCCAAGGGACGAAAGAAGAGGTGGAAGGTCGTTCCAAAATCGAGATAATGCAGGCCCGTCAAAAGCAAATGGAGGaggaaaacatgaaaaaaaagcacattttgtCCCAAGCCATTGCTGAAAG AAAACAAAGAACGTGCGAAGAAACGGAGAAGCTTCAGCGAGCTCAAGCGGAATTGGGCCAGATCGACAAGTGTCTCTCGGCGGATGTAAGGCTAATTCGCGACGAGATCGAGACGGCCTCGCTTGAGTTTATGGAGTCTCA GAAACGTTACGATCGAGCCGAGAAGGAGTTTGTGAGCGCCAAATTGAGATTGCACCAGACCTCGGAGAGGAAAGAGCAACTCACGGAGCATTTGATCACGGTCATCCAGCAATCCGAATTGCGGAAAGGCCAAAAACTGGAGGAAATTATGCGAGTCTTGGACATCCGAACGACTTAG
- the LOC131888238 gene encoding RAB6-interacting golgin-like isoform X1, producing the protein MIVLPTFPNCEPASNSPGNGEIGIKSRTAGTTTSTPRRVKLPVMKPSGAAQPPNPPLPAAARLAPSPPPPLGVAPNATHGTLNPDLLSHVAADEENSSEPLNSAIPAPEAGLVSSQGTKEEVEGRSKIEIMQARQKQMEEENMKKKHILSQAIAERKQRTCEETEKLQRAQAELGQIDKCLSADVRLIRDEIETASLEFMESQKRYDRAEKEFVSAKLRLHQTSERKEQLTEHLITVIQQSELRKGQKLEEIMRVLDIRTT; encoded by the exons ATGATCGTGCTTCCCACCTTCCCAAATTGCGAACCTGCTAGTAATTCACCGGGTAATGGTGAAATCGGTATCAAATCACGCACAGCAGGCA CGACGACCTCGACCCCGCGGCGGGTCAAGTTGCCCGTGATGAAGCCATCCGGCGCGGCTCAGCCGCCCAACCCACCCTTGCCCGCAGCGGCTCGATTGGCGCCGTCGCCTCCACCGCCGCTAGGGGTGGCTCCGAATGCGACCCATGGGACTCTCAATCCGGATCTGCTCAGTCATGTGGCAGCCGACGAGGAAAATTCCTCAGAGCCATTAAACAGTGCAATCCCGGCCCCAGAAGCCGGGTTGGTCAGTTCCCAAGGGACGAAAGAAGAGGTGGAAGGTCGTTCCAAAATCGAGATAATGCAGGCCCGTCAAAAGCAAATGGAGGaggaaaacatgaaaaaaaagcacattttgtCCCAAGCCATTGCTGAAAG AAAACAAAGAACGTGCGAAGAAACGGAGAAGCTTCAGCGAGCTCAAGCGGAATTGGGCCAGATCGACAAGTGTCTCTCGGCGGATGTAAGGCTAATTCGCGACGAGATCGAGACGGCCTCGCTTGAGTTTATGGAGTCTCA GAAACGTTACGATCGAGCCGAGAAGGAGTTTGTGAGCGCCAAATTGAGATTGCACCAGACCTCGGAGAGGAAAGAGCAACTCACGGAGCATTTGATCACGGTCATCCAGCAATCCGAATTGCGGAAAGGCCAAAAACTGGAGGAAATTATGCGAGTCTTGGACATCCGAACGACTTAG
- the LOC131888148 gene encoding heterochromatin protein 1-binding protein 3-like, giving the protein MRIREPRAASQLPSTPALNPPARAQAKKGRGKAAKSAAKPAAGVAAPSPDPPTDDRSEAIDSPSSPAQPDPPAPVASPAGTSSSVKPARQKRGPKAKAENGKTKIAEADHASSGDKDSQPAELKKPGPTPVKEAKKDPYAKLKKCLPPWASEANPGAQKKMTRTPLALFKEAFDIYADKQGVASLSSMRAFFHHETDWSNQALKKKLEKAIAANQLLLVKGKGLTGHYKLLTEKKSLQRDKITPKKGRGRPANQLSGPVEPLENHFGYIFMWATHPKEASVSIIKKYVIKHFPMLDAESALRKALEHGEADGKYKRITGKGMSGTLQLMDGADKTGQLLDDAIEDAFIAMNEPKEVSVPTLRDYLDEYHPEYRTNVRPIVLKKALDRAEARGWIDRITGKGFSGTFRLAQSYYPGPVEVWGKWFEGHKGYLPKNVDAKKVRPKFTFADEDDFTDEDEPEYIPRKRKRFIWDPDMSSPSKSGPRKKKRKH; this is encoded by the exons ATGCGTATTCGAGAACCCCGGGCGGCCAGCCAGTTACCCTCGACACCCGCCCTAAACCCGCCGGCCCGAGCCCAAGCCAAAAAAGGCCGCGGTAAAGCGGCCAAGTCAGCGGCCAAGCCTGCGGCAGGGGTAGCGGCCCCTAGTCCCGACCCGCCTACCGACGACCGATCCGAGGCCATCGACTCGCCATCGTCCCCAGCCCAGCCTGACCCGCCGGCCCCGGTCGCCTCACCCGCCGGAACATCGTCCTCCGTTAAACCGGCTCGCCAG AAACGTGGGCCCAAAGCCAAGGCCGAGAACGGGAAAACCAAGATCGCCGAGGCCGATCATGCTTCCTCAGGTGATAAAGACAGCCAGCCAGCTGAGTTGAAAAAGCCCGGCCCCACTCCGGTGAAAGAGGCCAAGAAGGATCCTTATGCcaagttgaaaaaatgtcTGCCTCCGTGGGCATCGGAGGCCAATCCAGGAGCTCAGAAGAAAATGACTCGCACGCCCTTGGCCTTGTTTAAAGAGGCCTTTGACATTTACGCCGACAAGCAAG GCGTCGCATCACTCAGTTCCATGCGAGCCTTTTTTCATCACGAGACGGATTGGAGCAATCAAgcgctgaaaaaaaaactggagaaGGCCATTGCGGCCAACCAATTGCTTTTGGTGAAAGGCAAGGGTCTCACTGGTCACTACAAGCTACTCACGGAGAAGAAGAGTCTGCAACGCGACAAGATCACACCCAAGAAAGGGCGAGGCCGGCCCGCCAATCAGCTTTCCGGGCCCGTCGAGCCCTTGGAGAACCACTTTGGTTACATCTTCATGTGGGCCACTCATCCGAAAGAGGCCTCGGTCTCAATCATCAAGAAGTACGTGATCAAACATTTCCCCATGCTGGATGCGGAATCCGCCTTGCGCAAGGCGTTGGAGCACGGCGAAGCCGACGGCAAGTACAAGCGTATCACGGGCAAGGGCATGAGCGGCACCCTCCAGCTTATGGACGGAGCCGATAAGACCGGGCAACTCCTGGACGATGCCATAGAGGACGCGTTCATCGCCATGAATGAGCCCAAAGAGGTGTCCGTGCCCACCCTCCGTGACTACTTGGACGAGTATCATCCGGAATATCGCACCAATGTTCGACCCATTGTACTCAAGAAAGCCCTGGATCGGGCCGAAGCTCGGGGTTGGATTGATAGGATCACAG GTAAAGGATTTAGTGGAACGTTTCGCTTGGCTCAATCCTATTATCCCGGCCCGGTCGAGGTGTGGGGCAAATGGTTCGAAGGACACAAAGGCTATCTGCCCAAAAACGTGGACGCCAAGAAAGTTCGGCCCAAATTCACATTCGCGGATGAGGATGACTTCACAGACGAGGACGAACCCGAATACATTCCCCGGAAACGCAAAAGATTCATTTGGGATCCGGATATGTCGAGCCCGTCGAAGAGCGGGCCCAGGAAGAAGAAACGCAAACACTGA
- the LOC131888149 gene encoding N-terminal Xaa-Pro-Lys N-methyltransferase 1-like has translation MPLKVAGPGAAAPSQSGMDGIDYELGADYWSKVDPTIDGMLGGFAQISPLDIEGSSKFLKWCLKGSWSESGSPSTGRALDCGAGIGRVTKYLLQRHFQTVDMVEQDAKFLDHSRAYLGPTSKVDQRFCSGLQSFTPQSAHYDVIWSQWVLGHLADSDLVAFFQRCARGLKANGVLIVKENTTSSDTVEQDPQDGSVTRPDALLKSLFAQADLVLIKDLQQLKFPAELYPVKMYALRPKTASDSPDEAKLKAVGMLPD, from the exons ATGCCGCTCAAAGTGGCAGGTCCGGGTGCTGCGGCCCCGTCCCAGTCGGGCATGGATGGGATCGATTACGAGTTGGGGGCGGACTATTGGTCCAAAGTGGATCCCACCATCGATGGCATGTTAGGCGGGTTTGCCCAGATCTCGCCGCTTGATATCGAAGGCTCCAGTAAATTCCTCAAATGGTGTCTCAAG GGCTCTTGGTCGGAATCAGGTTCACCTAGCACGGGCCGGGCCTTGGATTGTGGGGCCGGGATTGGACGGGTCACCAAATATTTGCTGCAAAGACACTTCCAAACGGTGGACATGGTGGAACAAGATGCCAAGTTCTTGGACCATTCTCGGGCTTACCTGGGTCCCACGTCCAAAGTGGACCAACGCTTTTGCTCCGGATTGCAGTCCTTCACGCCTCAATCCGCCCACTACGACGTGATCTGGTCCCAATGGGTCTTGGGACATCTGGCCGATTCGGACCTGGTGGCTTTTTTCCAAAGATGCGC TCGCGGTTTAAAAGCCAATGGAGTGCTCATAGTCAAGGAGAACACCACCAGTTCGGATACGGTCGAACAGGACCCGCAAGACGGCTCGGTGACTCGTCCCGATGCCTTGCTGAAATCGCTTTTTGCTCAAGCCGATCTGGTGCTGATCAAAGATCTGCAACAACTGAAGTTCCCTGCGGAATTATATCCCGTGAAGATGTACGCCTTACGACCTAAAACCGCTTCGGACAGTCCGGATGAAGCCAAATTGAAGGCTGTTGGCATGCTGCCTGATTAA